Proteins encoded by one window of Lates calcarifer isolate ASB-BC8 linkage group LG7_1, TLL_Latcal_v3, whole genome shotgun sequence:
- the mtmr9 gene encoding myotubularin-related protein 9, which yields MEFAELIKTPRVDGVVLHRPFMPTVEGTLCLTGHHLILSSRQDNTEELWLLHSNIDSIEKRFVGSVGSIIVKCKDLRVIQLDIPGMEECLNISSSVEALSTLDSVSLMYPFFYRPMFEVIEDGWNSFLPEDAFKDLESMTDEWRLSEVNKDFSVCPSYPPLVAVPKDVDDDTLRKVATFRHSGRFPVLSYYHKKNGMVMMRAGQPLTGTNGRRCKEDEKLINATLRPGKRGYIIDTRSINVAQQAKARGGGFESEANYPQWRRIHKAIERANVLQESLIKLVEACSDQSHSMDRWLSKLEASSWQAHVKEILTTACLAAQCIDREGASVLIHGTEGTDSTLQVTSLAQIILDPACRTIRGFQGLVEREWLQAGHPFQQRCAQSAYSNSKPRQEAPVFLLFLDCVWQILRQFPCSFEFSESFLVLLFEHAYASQFGTFLGNSAAERAKLSLPEKTVSLWSWVNRPQELERLTNPLYEANSLVIWPSVAPQSLLLWEGVFLRWNRSSKCLDEAYEEMVHIIEYNKELQNKVNSLRRQLAQLETEDPLLQTP from the exons ATGGAGTTTGCAGAGCTGATAAAGACACCCAGGGTGGATGGGGTTGTTCTGCACCGGCCTTTTATGCCCACTGTGGAGGGGACCCTGTGTCTGACTGGTCATCACCTCATTCTCTCCTCCAGACAGGACAACACGGAAGAACTGTGGCTCCTTCACTCAAACATCGACTCTATAGAAAAGAG ATTTGTAGGGTCTGTAGGAAGCATCATTGTCAAATGCAAAGACCTGAGGGTTATCCAGCTGGACATCCCTGGTATGGAGGAGTGTCTCAACATCTCCAGTTCTGTTGAG GCTCTGTCCACACTTGATTCAGTCTCCCTGATGTATCCTTTCTTCTACCGGCCCATGTTTGAGGTCATAGAGGATGGCTGGAATTCTTTCCTTCCAGAGGATGCCTTTAAGGATTTGGAGTCTATG ACTGATGAGTGGAGACTGAGTGAAGTCAACAAGGACTTCAGCGTGTGTCCGTCATACCCCCCTCTAGTGGCGGTGCCCAAAGATGTTGATGACGACACACTGAGAAAAGTAGCTACTTTCCGTCACAGCGGCCGTTTCCCAGTACTCAGCTATTACCACAAAAAGAATGGCATG GTGATGATGCGAGCGGGACAGCCTCTGACCGGAACCAACGGGCGACGGTGTAAGGAGGACGAGAAGCTGATTAACGCCACGCTTCGGCCAGGCAAACGTGGCTACATCATTGACACACGTTCTATAAATGTTGCCCAGCAGGCCAAAGCTCGAGGCGGAGGATTTGAGTCTGAGGCTAACTACCCCCAGTGGAGGAGGATCCACAAGGCCATTGAAAG GGCTAATGTCCTTCAGGAGAGTCTGATTAAGCTGGTGGAGGCTTGTAGCGACCAGTCGCACAGTATGGACCGCTGGTTAAGCAAGCTGGAGGCTTCCAGCTGGCAGGCTCATGTTAAGGAGATCCTCACCACTGCTTGTCTGGCTGCTCAGTGCATTGACAG GGAGGGAGCGTCAGTGCTCATTCATGGCACAGAAGGCACAGACTCCACCCTGCAGGTGACCTCGTTGGCTCAGATCATCCTTGATCCCGCCTGTAGGACCATCAGAGGCTTCCAGGGCCTGGTGGAGCGAGAGTGGCTCCAG GCGGGTCATCCGTTCCAGCAGCGCTGCGCCCAGTCTGCCTACTCCAACAGCAAGCCTCGCCAAGAGgctcctgttttcctgctcttCTTGGACTGTGTGTGGCAGATCCTTCGCCAGTTTCCTTGCTCCTTTGAATTCAGCGAGAGCTTCCTGGTGCTGCTCTTTGAACACGCCTATGCCTCTCAGTTTGGTACTTTCCTGGGCAACAGCGCAGCCGAGAG AGCTAAACTGTCTCTGCCTGAGAAGACTGTGTCCCTTTGGTCGTGGGTGAATCGGCCCCAGGAGCTGGAGCGTTTGACCAATCCGCTCTATGAGGCCAACAGTCTTGTGATCTGGCCCTCTGTGGCCCCTCAGAGCCTGCTGCTGTGGGAAG